In the genome of Raphanus sativus cultivar WK10039 unplaced genomic scaffold, ASM80110v3 Scaffold2721, whole genome shotgun sequence, one region contains:
- the LOC108822519 gene encoding catalase-3, producing MDPYKYRPSSAYNAPFYTTNGGAPVSNNISSLTIGERGPVLLEDYHLIEKVANFTRERIPERVVHARGISAKGFFEVTHDISNLTCADFLRAPGVQTPVIVRFSTVVHERASPETMRDIRGFAVKFYTREGNFDLVGNNTPVFFIRDGIQFPDVVHALKPNPKTNIQEYWRILDYMSHLPESLLTWCWMFDDVGIPQDYRHMEGFGVHTYTLVSKSGKVLFVKFHWKPTCGIKNLTDEEAKVVGGANHSHATKDLHDAISSGNYPEWKLFIQTMDPADEDKFDFDPLDVTKIWPEDILPLQPVGRLVLNRTIDNFFNETEQLAFNPGLVVPGIYYSDDKLLQCRIFAYGDTQRHRLGPNYLQLPVNAPKCAHHNNHHEGFMNFMHRDEEINYYPSKFDPVRCAEKVPIPSKSYTGIRTKCVIKKENNFKQAGDRYRSWAPDRQDRFVKRWVEILSEPRLTHEIRSIWISYWSQADRSLGQKLASRLNVRPSI from the exons TATCGTCCTTCGAGCGCCTACAACGCTCCGTTCTACACCACAAACGGTGGTGCTCCAGTCTCGAACAACATCTCCTCCCTCACCATCGGAGAAAGAG GTCCGGTTCTTCTTGAGGACTACCATCTGATCGAGAAGGTAGCCAACTTCACCAGAGAGAGAATCCCTGAGAGAGTGGTTCATGCCAGAGGAATCAGTGCTAAGGGTTTCTTCGAGGTCACGCATGACATTTCCAACCTCACTTGTGCTGATTTCCTCAGGGCCCCCGGTGTTCAAACTCCGGTCATCGTCCGTTTCTCCACCGTCGTTCACGAGCGTGCCAGCCCTGAAACCATGAGGGATATTCGTGGCTTCGCCGTCAAGTTTTACACCAGAGAG GGGAACTTTGATCTAGTTGGTAACAACACTCCAGTGTTCTTCATCCGTGACGGGATCCAGTTCCCGGATGTTGTCCATGCCctgaaaccgaacccgaagacAAACATCCAGGAGTACTGGAGGATACTGGACTACATGTCCCACTTACCAGAGAGTTTGCTCACATGGTGCTGGATGTTTGATGACGTTGGTATCCCACAAGACTACAGACACATGGAAGGGTTCGGTGTCCACACCTACACTCTAGTTTCCAAATCCGGAAAAGTTCTCTTCGTGAAGTTCCACTGGAAACCAACTTGTGGGATCAAGAATCTCACTGATGAAGAGGCTAAGGTAGTTGGAGGAGCCAACCACAGCCATGCCACCAAAGATCTCCATGATGCTATCTCATCTGGTAACTACCCTGAGTGGAAGCTTTTCATCCAGACGATGGATCCTGCTGATGAGGATAAGTTTGATTTCGACCCGCTTGATGTGACCAAGATCTGGCCTGAGGATATCTTGCCTTTGCAACCCGTTGGTCGCTTGGTTCTGAACAGGACCATTGATAACTTCTTTAATGAAACTGAGCAGCTTGCTTTCAACCCTGGTCTTGTGGTTCCTGGGATCTACTACTCGGATGATAAGCTGCTTCAGTGTAGGATCTTTGCGTATGGTGACACTCAGAGACATCGTCTTGGACCTAACTATCTGCAGCTACCGGTGAATGCTCCAAAATGTGCTCACCACAACAATCACCATGAAGGTTTCATGAACTTCATGCATAGAGATGAGGAG ATCAATTATTACCCATCAAAGTTTGATCCTGTCCGTTGCGCCGAGAAAGTTCCAATCCCTAGCAAATCCTACACTGGAATAAGAACAAAG TGTGTCATCAAGAAGGAGAACAACTTCAAGCAGGCTGGAGATAGGTACAGATCCTGGGCACCAGACAG GCAAGACAGGTTTGTTAAAAGATGGGTTGAGATCCTGTCAGAGCCGCGTCTCACTCATGAAATCCGTAGCATCTGGATCTCTTATTGGTCTCAA GCTGATCGATCTTTGGGACAGAAACTGGCAAGCCGTCTCAATGTAAGGCCAAGCATCTAG